One segment of Pseudanabaena sp. FACHB-2040 DNA contains the following:
- a CDS encoding ABC transporter permease, with protein sequence MTLTAPVSPQVREGRGNRRQQTLWIIGLCLFFLVAVILSTWFLGDTGLNPVLAQRNQPPSLAHPFGTDWLGRDMLTRSLHGMSLSLRIGLLAATLSALIAALLGLAAGTLGGWVDGLITWVVDVCLSLPHLVLLILIAFAAGGGTRGVIIAVALTHWPSLARVIRAEVLQVNSSDYVQLSHRLGRSPAWIARHHMVPHIMPQLLVGLILLFPHAILHEAALSFIGIGLSPHLPAIGIILAESMRHLSTGYWWLGVLPGLLLLLSVKAFDWLGENLRTLLDPKTSQE encoded by the coding sequence ATGACCCTTACCGCTCCTGTAAGCCCTCAGGTTCGAGAAGGTCGAGGCAACCGGCGGCAGCAAACCCTCTGGATCATCGGCTTATGCCTGTTCTTTCTGGTCGCTGTCATCCTCAGCACCTGGTTCTTGGGAGATACCGGGCTCAACCCAGTGTTGGCCCAGCGCAACCAGCCGCCTTCCCTGGCCCACCCCTTTGGTACAGACTGGCTAGGGCGAGATATGCTGACCCGCTCACTGCACGGCATGTCTCTCAGTCTGCGCATCGGCCTGCTGGCGGCCACCCTGAGCGCCCTGATTGCAGCCCTATTAGGCTTAGCAGCAGGCACCCTCGGCGGCTGGGTAGATGGCCTGATCACCTGGGTAGTTGACGTTTGCTTGAGCCTGCCCCACCTGGTGCTGCTGATTTTGATTGCCTTTGCCGCTGGCGGCGGCACCCGAGGCGTGATCATTGCAGTGGCCTTGACCCACTGGCCCAGTTTGGCTCGGGTCATTCGGGCGGAAGTCTTGCAGGTCAACAGCTCAGACTACGTACAGCTATCTCACCGGCTGGGCCGCTCCCCCGCCTGGATTGCTCGCCACCACATGGTGCCCCACATCATGCCACAGCTGCTGGTGGGGCTGATTTTGCTGTTTCCCCACGCGATTTTGCATGAGGCGGCCCTGTCTTTTATCGGCATTGGCCTCTCGCCCCACCTGCCTGCCATCGGCATTATTTTGGCCGAGTCGATGCGGCACCTGTCTACCGGCTACTGGTGGCTAGGGGTGTTGCCCGGTCTGCTGCTGCTGCTGTCGGTCAAAGCCTTTGACTGGCTGGGCGAAAACCTGCGGACCTTGCTTGATCCTAAAACCAGTCAGGAATAG
- a CDS encoding class I SAM-dependent methyltransferase, which yields MVDDSNRKTYSSRGVVHHYAQLNMLQPAEKTVLDLLQDQLPNMKMLDIGVGGGRTAKHFSNVAAEYIGIDYSADMVAACKSRFSSASHPAMFEVCDARNMRQFEDNTFDFILFSFNGIDYVSHSDRLKIFKEVARVGKPGAYFCFSSHSLQGIERAFNVKTQLSFNPIKTYVNLVMWVLFRGFNASIIPHKLQAANYAVIRDESHNFRLKTYYIRPKEQVNQLTPDFTDIKTYSWKSGLEITQEKELYANVDQWLYYLCVIK from the coding sequence ATGGTTGACGATAGCAATAGAAAAACCTATTCATCCCGTGGGGTGGTGCACCACTATGCTCAGTTAAATATGCTGCAGCCTGCAGAGAAGACAGTTCTCGACCTGCTTCAAGACCAGCTCCCCAACATGAAGATGCTAGATATTGGGGTTGGGGGAGGACGAACAGCAAAACATTTCTCTAACGTAGCTGCAGAATACATTGGTATAGACTACTCAGCCGACATGGTCGCAGCCTGCAAGAGCCGTTTCTCAAGCGCCTCCCATCCGGCAATGTTTGAAGTCTGCGATGCCAGGAACATGCGCCAGTTTGAAGACAACACTTTCGACTTCATCCTGTTTAGCTTCAACGGCATCGACTATGTTTCCCACAGCGATCGGCTAAAGATCTTTAAAGAAGTTGCAAGAGTGGGTAAGCCTGGCGCTTATTTCTGCTTCTCTAGCCACAGCCTTCAGGGCATTGAACGAGCATTTAACGTTAAAACGCAGCTCAGCTTCAACCCTATCAAAACCTACGTAAATTTGGTAATGTGGGTTCTTTTTCGGGGATTTAATGCTTCAATCATTCCCCATAAGCTACAGGCTGCTAATTATGCAGTGATCCGAGATGAGTCCCACAACTTTCGGCTAAAAACCTACTACATCAGGCCCAAGGAACAGGTTAACCAGCTAACGCCTGACTTTACAGATATCAAGACTTATTCGTGGAAAAGTGGTCTAGAAATCACTCAAGAAAAAGAGTTGTACGCCAATGTTGACCAGTGGCTTTACTACCTATGCGTGATCAAATAG
- a CDS encoding ABC transporter permease codes for MQLRPILIFLSRKLVRLALLLLAVAVMTFVLLSLSPIDPVQAYIGADMLQISPEQRELIAQRWGLDQPMLGRFGDWLGQLVQGNWGTSMVFNQPVAQVINQRFQVSLQLLAIAWLISGLLGLGLGVLAGAFEGTWIDRGIRLYAYTLASSPTFWVALLLLIFFSVSLRVTPICCAAPPGVLSQNVTFWQHLHHLLLPAITLSIIGVANIALHTRQKLIEVLSSDYVLFARAQGETLGGILKHHGLRNILLPALTLQFASLSELFGGSVLVEQVFAYPGLGEATVQAALRSDVPLLVGIVFFSALFVYSGNTLADLAYQVIDPRIRLGGRGAA; via the coding sequence ATGCAGCTAAGGCCGATTCTGATATTTCTCAGCCGCAAGCTGGTGCGGCTAGCGCTGCTGCTGCTGGCCGTAGCGGTCATGACCTTTGTGCTGCTGAGCCTATCGCCTATCGATCCGGTGCAGGCTTACATCGGGGCCGACATGCTGCAAATTAGCCCAGAGCAGCGAGAGCTAATCGCCCAGCGCTGGGGCCTCGATCAGCCAATGCTAGGCCGATTTGGGGACTGGCTGGGGCAGCTAGTTCAGGGTAACTGGGGCACATCAATGGTGTTTAACCAGCCCGTCGCGCAGGTGATTAACCAGCGGTTTCAGGTGTCGCTGCAGCTGCTTGCGATCGCATGGTTGATCTCTGGCCTGCTGGGGCTGGGCTTAGGAGTGCTAGCTGGGGCCTTTGAGGGCACCTGGATTGATCGGGGCATTCGCCTCTATGCCTACACCCTGGCCTCTTCACCCACCTTTTGGGTAGCGCTGCTGCTGCTGATTTTCTTTTCCGTGTCGCTGCGGGTTACCCCGATCTGCTGTGCCGCCCCACCGGGCGTGCTGTCTCAAAACGTCACCTTCTGGCAGCACCTGCACCACCTGCTGCTGCCTGCCATCACCCTCAGCATTATTGGAGTTGCCAACATTGCTCTGCATACCCGTCAAAAGCTGATTGAGGTGCTCAGCAGCGACTATGTGCTGTTTGCCCGAGCCCAAGGTGAGACCCTGGGAGGCATCTTAAAACATCACGGGCTGCGAAACATTTTGCTGCCTGCCCTAACCCTGCAGTTTGCCTCGCTGAGCGAACTGTTTGGCGGGTCGGTGCTGGTGGAGCAGGTATTTGCCTACCCCGGCTTGGGAGAAGCCACGGTGCAAGCAGCCCTACGCAGTGATGTGCCGCTGCTGGTGGGCATCGTTTTCTTTAGCGCTCTGTTTGTCTACAGCGGCAATACCCTGGCTGATTTGGCCTACCAAGTGATTGATCCCCGAATTCGCCTGGGTGGCAGGGGGGCAGCATGA
- a CDS encoding ATP-binding cassette domain-containing protein, with amino-acid sequence MLIGEELWFRYEPHLPWVVQAQSLSVKPGEVVGLMAPSGFGKTTLVKLLAGYLRPTRGQVRVNDLPLSSRGYCPVQLVFQNPELAVNPRWRIDQILREGHPPLLHQLEALGVHAGWLNRYPHELSGGELQRIAIARTLNPMTRYLIADEMTAMLDANTQALIWQAVLDYTRLHQVGVIVVSHDKPLVNRLCDRTVDLTWVESKRSPQPLV; translated from the coding sequence ATGCTGATCGGTGAAGAACTTTGGTTTCGCTACGAGCCTCATTTGCCTTGGGTGGTGCAGGCCCAGAGCCTCTCGGTAAAACCGGGCGAGGTAGTGGGGTTAATGGCTCCCTCAGGCTTTGGTAAAACCACTCTGGTCAAACTGCTGGCGGGCTATCTGCGGCCTACTCGGGGGCAGGTTAGGGTCAATGACCTACCGCTGTCGAGCCGAGGCTACTGCCCGGTGCAGCTCGTCTTTCAAAACCCAGAACTGGCGGTCAATCCCCGCTGGCGGATCGATCAGATCTTGCGAGAGGGGCATCCTCCCCTGCTGCATCAGCTCGAGGCTCTGGGTGTTCACGCGGGCTGGCTCAATCGCTATCCTCATGAGCTGAGCGGCGGCGAGCTGCAGCGAATTGCGATCGCACGTACCCTCAACCCAATGACCCGCTACCTAATTGCCGACGAAATGACCGCCATGCTCGATGCCAATACCCAGGCGCTGATTTGGCAGGCCGTTTTAGACTACACCCGGCTGCATCAGGTGGGGGTTATTGTAGTCAGCCATGACAAGCCACTGGTAAATCGACTGTGCGATCGCACAGTCGATTTGACCTGGGTAGAAAGCAAGCGATCTCCGCAGCCGCTTGTTTAG
- the hpxO gene encoding FAD-dependent urate hydroxylase HpxO, whose amino-acid sequence MNDLKVIVIGAGIGGLTAGIALQQAGFEVEVYDRVRDLRPVGAGISLWSNGVKVLNRLGLGQQIAQIGGRMDRMQYLTKTGELLNDIDLLPLIEAVGQRPYPVARADLQAMLMGAYGGEVKLGHRCVAIEEDEKGITAIFENGHRATGDLLVAADGIHSILREHVLGRKVEPQYGGYINWNGLVPASPDLAPANDWVIYVGDHQRASLMPVAGDRFYFFFDVPLPKGTPGHPETHKADLAQYFAGWAEPVQRLIERLDPATIARPEIHDVGPIDRMVRGRVALLGDAAHATCPDLGQGGCQAMEDGLVLAQYLMTTNVGLDYALARYEKDRKDRTTAVVQKARKRAEMIHGKEPEVTQKWYRQLAEEDPRDVTNAISSIILAGPLG is encoded by the coding sequence ATGAATGACCTGAAGGTAATCGTCATTGGTGCAGGCATTGGCGGCTTAACCGCAGGGATTGCCCTGCAGCAGGCTGGGTTTGAAGTAGAGGTTTATGATCGGGTGCGCGATTTGCGTCCGGTGGGGGCGGGCATTTCCCTCTGGTCTAACGGGGTGAAGGTGCTCAACCGATTGGGGCTAGGCCAGCAGATAGCGCAGATTGGCGGTCGGATGGATCGGATGCAGTACCTTACCAAGACCGGAGAACTGCTCAATGACATCGACCTCTTGCCCCTAATTGAAGCGGTAGGGCAGCGGCCTTACCCCGTCGCCCGAGCCGATCTCCAGGCCATGCTGATGGGGGCCTATGGGGGCGAGGTTAAGCTGGGCCATCGGTGTGTTGCCATCGAAGAAGACGAAAAGGGCATTACCGCTATTTTTGAGAACGGCCATCGGGCTACTGGCGATCTGCTGGTAGCGGCAGACGGCATTCACTCGATTTTGCGGGAGCACGTGCTGGGGCGCAAAGTAGAGCCCCAATACGGCGGCTACATCAACTGGAATGGCCTGGTGCCCGCTAGCCCCGATCTGGCCCCCGCTAACGACTGGGTGATTTATGTTGGTGACCACCAGCGGGCCTCACTGATGCCGGTTGCAGGAGATCGCTTCTACTTCTTCTTTGATGTGCCGCTGCCCAAGGGCACCCCCGGACATCCTGAAACGCATAAGGCCGACCTGGCCCAGTACTTTGCAGGTTGGGCTGAACCGGTGCAGCGGCTGATTGAGCGGCTAGATCCAGCCACGATAGCCCGACCTGAGATCCATGATGTTGGCCCGATTGATCGCATGGTGCGAGGCCGGGTGGCATTGCTAGGCGATGCGGCTCACGCTACCTGCCCAGATTTGGGGCAGGGGGGCTGCCAGGCAATGGAAGACGGCCTGGTGCTGGCCCAATATTTAATGACGACAAATGTGGGTTTGGACTATGCCCTGGCCCGCTACGAAAAAGACCGCAAAGATCGCACCACTGCAGTGGTGCAAAAGGCTCGCAAGCGGGCGGAAATGATCCACGGCAAGGAGCCTGAGGTGACCCAGAAGTGGTACCGGCAGCTGGCGGAGGAAGACCCCCGCGATGTCACAAACGCCATTTCTAGCATCATCCTAGCCGGGCCGTTGGGTTGA
- a CDS encoding nucleobase:cation symporter-2 family protein: protein MASSDQKFTADIPATPEPPRVSADLIYGLDDRPPVGEAIVVALQHVLAAFVGIITPPLIISNALGLEPADTGYIISMSLFVSGVATFIQCKRIGPVGSGLLSLQGTSFAFLGPIIGVGTAAIAGGETPQGALALIFGLCFFGSFVEVFLSRFLHLAQKIITPVVSGTVVMIIGLSLIKTGITSMGGGVIAQQNGTFGSNQNLALGGFVLVIIVILNMTGNRYLRMGAIAIGLVLGYLVSVFLGIVNFSALSTLPLVRVPIPFRYGMDFNFAAFLPFILLYLITAIETIGDLTATSAVSRQPVKGSLYMRRIKGGVLGDGVNSLIAAVFNTFPNTTFSQNNGVIQMTGVGSRYVGFFVAGIFVLLGLLPVVGGIFQSLPQPVLGGATIVMFGAIAVAGINIISSAPLDRRSLIIVAVSLALGLGVVYVPELLVDKPAMIKNIFSSGISTGGLTAILLNWLLPYPTDTVEPVQEPGTQGGEV from the coding sequence ATGGCATCTTCTGATCAAAAGTTCACGGCGGATATCCCGGCCACGCCTGAGCCGCCCAGGGTATCAGCAGATTTGATCTACGGACTAGACGATAGGCCCCCGGTTGGCGAAGCAATTGTGGTAGCGCTGCAGCACGTGCTGGCAGCCTTTGTCGGGATTATCACGCCGCCGCTGATCATCAGCAATGCGCTGGGGCTGGAACCGGCCGATACCGGCTACATCATCAGCATGTCGCTGTTTGTCTCAGGCGTTGCCACCTTTATTCAGTGCAAACGGATTGGGCCAGTAGGGTCGGGGCTGTTGAGCCTGCAGGGGACTAGCTTTGCCTTTTTGGGGCCGATTATCGGCGTAGGCACAGCTGCGATCGCAGGGGGAGAAACGCCCCAGGGAGCGCTAGCGCTGATTTTTGGGCTATGTTTCTTTGGCTCGTTTGTCGAGGTCTTTCTCAGCCGTTTTCTGCACCTGGCCCAAAAAATCATTACTCCAGTCGTTTCTGGAACAGTGGTGATGATTATTGGCCTAAGCCTGATCAAGACCGGCATTACCAGCATGGGCGGCGGCGTGATTGCTCAGCAGAACGGCACCTTTGGCAGCAATCAAAACTTGGCCTTGGGCGGCTTTGTGCTGGTGATTATTGTGATTTTGAACATGACGGGCAATCGGTATTTGCGAATGGGTGCGATCGCCATTGGCCTCGTACTAGGCTACCTAGTCTCCGTCTTTCTAGGGATCGTCAACTTCAGTGCCCTCAGCACCCTGCCGTTAGTGCGGGTGCCCATTCCCTTCCGCTACGGCATGGACTTTAACTTTGCCGCCTTTTTGCCCTTTATTCTGCTCTACCTGATTACCGCAATTGAGACCATTGGCGACCTCACAGCCACCTCTGCCGTATCTCGGCAGCCGGTCAAGGGCAGCCTGTATATGCGCCGCATCAAAGGTGGAGTCTTGGGTGATGGGGTTAACTCCCTCATCGCTGCCGTGTTCAACACCTTTCCCAACACCACCTTTAGCCAAAACAATGGCGTCATTCAAATGACCGGGGTAGGCAGCCGCTACGTCGGCTTTTTTGTCGCGGGCATTTTTGTGCTGCTGGGGCTGCTGCCGGTTGTTGGCGGCATTTTCCAGTCGCTACCGCAGCCGGTCTTGGGCGGAGCCACCATCGTCATGTTTGGAGCCATTGCCGTCGCTGGGATCAACATTATTTCCTCGGCTCCACTCGATCGGCGCTCGCTGATCATCGTCGCGGTGTCCCTGGCCCTCGGCCTTGGCGTCGTTTACGTGCCTGAACTGCTGGTAGATAAGCCCGCCATGATCAAAAACATCTTCTCTTCCGGCATTTCCACTGGGGGATTAACGGCGATTTTGCTGAACTGGCTGCTGCCCTATCCAACTGATACCGTCGAGCCTGTTCAAGAGCCCGGCACCCAGGGCGGCGAAGTGTAG
- a CDS encoding ABC transporter ATP-binding protein, producing the protein MLSIANLGVTFTQYEQGLHRKQLTVITDLDLEVRRGEVVAVVGASGSGKSLLAHAILGILPENAALSGTMLFRGEPLTLERCQRLRGKTIALIPQSVGYLDPLMRVGPQVQRVAQLNGLPKSVAKTAVDRTFRRYDLPSKTQQRYPFQISGGMARRVLVSTAVVSQAELVIADEPTPGLHPDVVTETLSHLRELAQDRRGVILITHDIEAALQIADRVAVFYAGTTVEIAAAKDFASGNLRHPYTQALWRSLPQNDFVPVPGHQPSPEALPVGCLFSDRCPWVTEACRAERPALRAVREGLVRCIHADR; encoded by the coding sequence ATGCTTTCCATTGCTAATCTGGGCGTTACCTTTACCCAATATGAGCAAGGGCTGCACCGCAAGCAGCTTACAGTCATTACTGATCTAGATCTAGAGGTGCGACGGGGGGAAGTGGTGGCCGTTGTCGGGGCCAGCGGTTCGGGTAAAAGCCTGCTGGCCCACGCAATTTTGGGAATTTTGCCAGAGAATGCGGCCCTCAGTGGAACAATGCTGTTTCGGGGAGAACCGCTGACCCTAGAACGGTGCCAGAGACTTCGGGGTAAGACTATTGCTTTGATCCCCCAGTCGGTAGGCTATCTCGATCCGCTCATGCGAGTGGGGCCGCAGGTGCAGCGGGTAGCTCAACTCAATGGGCTACCGAAATCAGTGGCCAAAACAGCGGTTGATCGCACCTTTCGGCGCTACGATCTGCCGTCTAAAACCCAGCAGCGTTACCCTTTTCAGATCTCTGGCGGCATGGCACGGCGAGTGCTGGTTTCTACAGCAGTTGTTAGTCAGGCCGAGCTGGTGATTGCCGATGAACCTACCCCAGGCCTGCATCCAGATGTGGTGACAGAAACGCTAAGCCACCTGCGCGAGCTAGCCCAGGATAGACGGGGCGTGATCTTAATTACTCACGACATCGAAGCGGCTTTGCAGATAGCCGATCGAGTGGCGGTGTTTTATGCCGGAACCACGGTGGAGATTGCTGCCGCTAAAGACTTCGCTAGCGGTAATCTGCGCCATCCCTACACTCAGGCCCTGTGGCGCTCTCTGCCGCAAAATGACTTTGTGCCGGTGCCGGGGCATCAGCCCAGTCCGGAGGCGCTGCCGGTGGGCTGCTTATTTAGCGATCGCTGCCCCTGGGTGACAGAGGCTTGCCGGGCCGAGCGGCCAGCGCTGCGGGCGGTGCGGGAAGGTTTAGTGAGGTGCATCCATGCTGATCGGTGA
- a CDS encoding ABC transporter substrate-binding protein: MVSTLKVSIWSAGVLLAGQLLAGCASDSSDSTASAPSQGGSAEQIVLAIGGESSEGYDPTLGWGRYGSPLFQSTLLRRDQDLNIVNDLATGYTVSDDRRTWTVTIRQDAQFSDGEPLTAADVAYTFNKAAESGGLTDVTALEEAVATDDYTVELRLKQPQSAFVNRLITLGIVPQHAHGPDYARNPVGSGPYQMVQWDEGQQLIVEANPNYYGEAPGIQRLVFLFTEEDAAFAAARAGQAQVVSVPQSLAVQSLSGMKLYDVASVDNRGLMFPYPPPTGQTTPDGRPIGNPVTSDLAIRQAVNYAVDRQALVEGVLEGYGSPAYGPVSGLAWEEPRANIEDAQPEQARQILAEGGWSDTNGDGIVEKAGQRAEFTLLYPASDSTRQALALSVAEMLRPVGIQINVEGKSWDEITPRVHSDAVLFGWGSHDQSEMYNLYHSKAAQGAFYNAGYYANEAIDRTLDLAMGAPSEAEAIAFWQAAQWDGEQGFTAKGDAAWAWLVNLNHTYFVSECLDIGQPQVEPHGHGWPITANIAEWTWTCS, encoded by the coding sequence ATGGTTTCAACCCTCAAAGTTTCAATTTGGTCTGCAGGTGTGCTGTTAGCCGGACAACTGCTGGCCGGGTGTGCCTCTGATTCGTCCGACTCAACGGCTTCTGCTCCTAGTCAGGGGGGGTCTGCAGAGCAGATCGTCTTAGCGATTGGTGGGGAGAGTTCGGAGGGCTACGATCCTACGTTGGGCTGGGGCCGCTACGGGTCACCCCTGTTCCAAAGCACCTTGCTCAGGCGCGACCAAGATCTCAATATCGTCAATGATTTGGCTACGGGCTACACCGTCAGCGATGACCGCAGAACCTGGACCGTGACGATTCGCCAGGATGCTCAATTTTCCGATGGCGAGCCATTAACGGCAGCCGATGTCGCCTACACCTTTAACAAAGCAGCCGAAAGCGGCGGCCTCACTGATGTCACGGCGCTGGAAGAAGCGGTAGCCACCGATGACTACACAGTAGAACTGCGGCTAAAGCAGCCTCAGAGCGCCTTTGTAAACCGCCTGATCACGCTGGGCATTGTGCCTCAGCACGCCCATGGCCCCGACTATGCTCGCAATCCCGTTGGCTCTGGCCCCTACCAGATGGTGCAGTGGGATGAGGGCCAGCAGCTCATTGTCGAAGCCAACCCCAACTACTATGGCGAGGCCCCCGGCATTCAGCGGCTGGTCTTTCTCTTTACCGAAGAAGATGCGGCTTTTGCGGCGGCAAGAGCGGGGCAGGCGCAGGTGGTCAGCGTGCCCCAGTCTCTAGCAGTGCAGAGCCTGAGCGGCATGAAGCTGTACGACGTGGCCAGCGTGGATAACCGGGGGCTGATGTTCCCCTATCCACCGCCAACGGGTCAAACTACCCCTGATGGCCGACCCATTGGCAATCCGGTAACCTCCGATCTGGCAATTCGACAGGCGGTGAACTACGCCGTTGATCGGCAGGCGTTGGTGGAGGGTGTGTTGGAGGGGTATGGCTCGCCTGCCTATGGCCCCGTTTCTGGGCTGGCCTGGGAGGAACCTAGGGCAAACATTGAAGATGCACAGCCAGAGCAGGCCCGCCAAATTTTGGCAGAGGGAGGCTGGTCTGACACCAACGGAGACGGCATTGTTGAAAAAGCTGGGCAGAGGGCCGAATTTACCCTGCTCTACCCGGCCAGTGACAGCACCCGTCAGGCGCTGGCGCTATCGGTGGCGGAAATGCTCAGGCCAGTTGGCATTCAGATCAATGTAGAGGGCAAGAGCTGGGACGAGATTACGCCCCGGGTGCACAGTGATGCGGTGCTATTTGGCTGGGGCAGCCACGACCAATCGGAAATGTACAACCTCTACCACAGCAAGGCGGCTCAGGGCGCTTTCTATAACGCGGGCTACTACGCCAACGAGGCCATTGATAGAACGCTGGATCTGGCGATGGGCGCGCCCTCAGAAGCAGAAGCGATCGCATTTTGGCAGGCGGCCCAGTGGGACGGTGAGCAAGGCTTTACAGCCAAGGGCGATGCGGCCTGGGCCTGGCTGGTGAACCTGAACCATACCTACTTTGTCAGTGAATGCCTAGACATTGGCCAACCCCAGGTTGAACCCCACGGCCACGGCTGGCCCATTACAGCCAACATCGCTGAGTGGACGTGGACATGCAGCTAA
- a CDS encoding iron uptake porin — protein MKTGLFLLVFAAPVAASEQLKPLDESWVQSADALIAEPDFSHLQGRRASLGEANPNRSDLSIQATASTHQQLPSPSLEAPAALINPAGPNESWTTAQEEGTELAQLTSIGELSDVLPSDWAYQALQKLVEDYSCLVGYPNASFQGQAALTRYEFAAGLNACLNALSALVAPGPRPDIDILSRLQAEFRVELATLRQRVDDLEVAAAELEANQFATMTKLRGNVFAFLGNGFTSGGIRAEGLNAFTPARDPVTLQPVVRTVEGNTALNYGYLTFLNMDTSFTGSDRLNLQLVAGNGTAPANFYVSAGLFNTFGTPFTFQNGSVTPDDFAVRELSYSFPVGDRITVDIGPRINWYRYFDNNRYTFFVTGANSFNSSGGTQVNAVDRGAGAIAVWNPTNWLDFRLGYLAESNEFLPGLRPPGNPAVGLFGGTNTLTAQVGIRPTNNLNLRLLYTRSSLAANAAGLVGGSTSEPFYGFADDGLGGPLSFATADTFLVNFDWQVTDWLGFFGRYSYGSTNLQPATLGRAPGEINGYSFQLGVAFPDLFKEGALATISYLQPFNVTAGRNFLVSGGGDGGVQHEVELSYRYPLSQNLALIPSFYWIGNANNFSDNPDIFLLSFQTQFFF, from the coding sequence TTGAAGACAGGTCTTTTTTTACTAGTTTTTGCAGCTCCAGTAGCCGCCTCTGAACAACTTAAACCCCTTGATGAATCCTGGGTACAATCGGCCGATGCGCTGATTGCAGAACCTGATTTTTCGCACCTACAGGGCCGAAGGGCCTCTCTTGGGGAGGCAAACCCCAATCGCTCTGATCTATCCATTCAAGCTACTGCATCTACACATCAGCAGCTCCCTTCTCCATCCCTAGAAGCCCCTGCTGCTTTAATCAATCCGGCAGGCCCTAATGAGAGCTGGACAACTGCCCAGGAAGAAGGGACTGAGCTGGCTCAACTGACTAGTATCGGAGAGCTTTCTGACGTGTTGCCTTCGGACTGGGCCTATCAAGCACTGCAGAAGCTAGTGGAAGACTATAGCTGTCTGGTGGGTTACCCAAACGCCAGCTTCCAGGGTCAGGCAGCTCTAACTCGCTATGAATTTGCCGCAGGCCTGAATGCCTGCCTCAACGCATTGTCTGCTCTGGTCGCACCAGGACCTCGCCCTGATATTGATATACTGAGCCGCCTGCAGGCGGAATTTAGGGTTGAGCTGGCTACGCTGCGGCAGCGGGTAGATGACTTGGAGGTAGCTGCGGCAGAGCTAGAGGCTAATCAGTTTGCCACCATGACCAAGCTCCGGGGCAACGTTTTTGCCTTTTTGGGCAACGGCTTTACCAGTGGCGGCATTCGGGCAGAGGGACTGAACGCATTTACGCCTGCTCGTGATCCGGTGACCTTACAGCCCGTTGTTCGCACAGTTGAGGGCAATACAGCGCTCAACTACGGCTACCTGACGTTCCTCAATATGGACACGTCTTTTACCGGATCTGACCGGTTGAATCTGCAGCTGGTGGCGGGTAATGGAACGGCTCCTGCAAATTTCTATGTATCGGCGGGGCTGTTCAATACCTTTGGCACGCCCTTTACGTTCCAAAATGGCAGCGTTACGCCTGATGACTTTGCGGTTCGAGAGCTTTCCTACAGTTTTCCGGTGGGCGATCGCATCACAGTAGACATCGGCCCGCGCATCAACTGGTATCGCTACTTTGATAACAACCGCTACACCTTCTTTGTGACCGGCGCAAACAGCTTTAACTCCAGTGGCGGCACCCAAGTTAATGCAGTGGATCGGGGGGCAGGTGCGATCGCAGTTTGGAATCCCACTAACTGGCTCGACTTCCGGCTGGGCTACCTGGCCGAGAGCAACGAATTTCTGCCGGGGCTGCGGCCACCAGGAAACCCAGCAGTGGGTCTATTTGGTGGCACCAACACATTGACCGCCCAAGTGGGCATCCGACCTACCAATAATCTCAACCTGCGGCTGCTCTACACCCGCTCCAGTCTGGCAGCCAATGCGGCGGGTCTAGTTGGCGGATCCACCAGTGAACCGTTCTATGGCTTTGCCGACGATGGGCTGGGGGGGCCGTTGAGCTTTGCGACCGCCGATACCTTCTTGGTCAACTTCGACTGGCAGGTGACCGACTGGCTGGGCTTCTTTGGCCGCTACAGCTACGGCAGCACCAACCTACAGCCCGCCACCCTCGGCCGAGCCCCAGGCGAAATCAACGGGTACTCTTTCCAGCTCGGCGTTGCCTTTCCTGATCTGTTTAAAGAAGGGGCATTGGCTACCATTTCCTACCTGCAGCCCTTTAATGTGACTGCTGGGCGCAACTTCCTAGTTTCGGGCGGTGGCGATGGCGGTGTGCAGCATGAAGTGGAGCTGTCTTACCGCTATCCCCTGAGCCAAAATCTGGCGCTAATTCCCTCGTTTTACTGGATTGGCAACGCCAACAACTTCAGCGACAACCCCGATATTTTCCTGCTGAGCTTCCAAACCCAGTTCTTCTTCTAA